GCCGAGCCCATTCAATGATTATCTTACCCTTCAGTACCTCCTTCATGGCCTGATGTATTAATTGTAGAACCGCTTTGAGATAGCTACAAAGGAATTCCTTCGAGATGTGCACCGGTGGTATTTGCTTGCTGTGTAGTTTATCATTCCGGAGGTTCCAAAGTTGACAGACGAGAAGCAATATCATGGATCACACCACTTCCATTTTGTTCAAAAAACGCAAAACAACCACTTCAGGACTGAGACAACAACCTCTTTCTTGCGAGGGATCGACCACTCCTCCCCCATTGCATCTGAAAGCTTCCCAACATTCAGGCTAGTGGACAAAGCAAGGAGAGTATCTTCTTCTTCGACACCACACAACGGGTATGTAGCATGTACTATCAAATGGCGACATTTCTTACACTGATTAGTTGCTACTTGGAGCACACTACACGACGAACCAAGTTCCTCGACAAATACTTACTCCATGTGAAGCATGTAATGCGACTAGTTGGAGAAGACACCATTTGGATGAAGTATTTCTTCACGATGGGGTTGCACCCCAACACCACAAAGCTTGTATGAAACCACATGTCTCGAGGCCATGGTCCGGTTTGCTATCACCGTGATCAGTGGCGGAGCTANNNNNNNNNNNNNNNNNNNNNNNNNNNNNNNNNNNNNNNNNNNNNNNNNNNNNNNNNNNNNNNNNNNNNNNNNNNNNNNNNNNNNNNNNNNNNNNNNNNNNNNNNNNNNNNNNNNNNNNNNNNNNNNNNNNNNNNNNNNNNNNNNNNNNNNNNNNNNNNNNNNNNNNNNNNNNNNNNNNNNNNNNNNNNNNNNNNNNNNNNNNNNNNNNNNNNNNNNNNNNNNNNNNNNNNNNNNNNNNNNNNNNNNNNNNNNNNNNNNNNNNNNNNNNNNNNNNNNNNNNNNNNNNNNNNNNNNNNNNNNNNNNNNNNNNNNNNNNNNNNNNNNNNNNNNNNNNNNNNNNNNNNNNNNNNNNNNggctgggaggggggggggggtgaggggGCAGCGGCCCCCCTGGCCCCAACAAAGCTCCGCCATTGACCGTGATCAAGATGTTTGGAGCGGAATACTTGAGAGAACCAACTAACAAAGACACCACATGACTCATGGCATTGTCGTAAGCAAGAGGTTGGCTAGGTATGCTACAATCCCTTGATTGCATGCACTGGCAATGGAAAAATTTGCCCATATTCTCTACAAGGGCAATATCAGGCCCATTACAAAAACCCGCCATCATTCTTGAAGTAGTTGAATCACAAGAATTTTGTATTTGGTACCCTTTCTTTGGGATGCTCAGGTCtcgcaatgacatcaatgtgctgcaaCGTCTCCATTATTTGCAAGGTTGTGTGTGGGACAAGCTCTTTCATGCAACTACACCATCAATGGTCATGAGTACAACATGGGCTATTATCTTTGTGATGATATCTATCCTTCGTGAGTGGCCTTCTTCAAGACCATATATGATCCAGTGGGTGAGAAAAGTGCTTACTTTGCCCAAAGACAATAAATGTGCTagctagaaaggatgtcgagaggGCATTCGGAGTGCTTCAAGCCCGTTTTGCAGTTGTTCCTAGACCTACATATGGGATCCACAGacgttgtgggaggtgatgacaacTTGTGTGATTATGCCCAAACATGATTGTGGGGGATGAAGGTGACGAAGTTCGCCACGGTCGTTAATTTAAGCATGTGGGTGATTCTATACAACTTCCAAAGCAGAACCCAACAATGTTCGAGGATTTTATCCAAATGCATCAACAGATTCATCATCGAGCAACTTTAGATCTGGTtgagcagaaaattaaaaaaatatttgaATAAGTTAAATTTAAATTTAAACTATTTTATTGGAAACCCTCATGTTTGGATTGTATAATTATATTTGAATTATTGTTGCATTGAAATATTTGCGCAACATGATTATGGACGAAAGATGATATTTATCTTTAATTATTTTAAGTGCTCTAAATTTATGAGAACAAAACAGAGACGAACATTGATGTATAGTGTTGGATGGCCGTCTCCCATTTTTGTGTCCACGGACTCGTCCGGACGTGCCCTTGGACGTTTGATGTATCCATTATTATGGACGGCGGTGGAGATGCCCTTACATTCCAAGCTTGTCAGATAAGAATGTTTGCACATTCTTACTTGGATAAGAATCATATGGCAAGTTCGCAAATAACCCCAATTAACTTAGATCCTAAAGCTATAGAACCCCACATGATATAATCGTGCGTTTGACAACCTTTATCCTGATTTCACGGATTAGGAGATTGGTGTTCAGTCAGATTATCACCAGTTCACTACAAAGACATGGTTTAAAACAGACTTTGTCATTATATCTGCACTATATTCTGCGCGGATCATAATAGTATTTGCACTACTTGTCAAACTGTTTACACATCAGCAAGAAATCACGAGAAAGTGCGAGAAAACTGGTGTGTTGGGTGAAATCGACCTCTGGACTTCTAGAAGCTAGTTTTGTACACAGCCGCTACGCGCGCGCGTCTTGCACGCACGCGTCACGATCGAGCCGCGAAGGCCTCGGTCCCCGCGATGACGGCGACAAACCCACCGCCAGGCGCGCCCTGCCCGCCGACCGCCGTGGCGCGCTTCCTCAGCTCCGGTGGCCTCAGCGCGCAGGCGCCGAAGTCGCACGGCCCGTTCTCGGCGATGGTCGCCATCGCCGGCCCCTTCCTCCGAGCCGGCACGATCGCCGGCGCCACCGGACTAAGGCGGCCCTTCTTTGCCGCCCCGACATCCGCCGGCTGATCGGCCGTCGCCACGCGGCGCTGCTTCGTCGACCCGGCGCGGACGAGGTCGTCGGCGCGGTCGGAGCTCGTCCACAGGTGCACGGCCGTGGCCGATCTGACAAAGCCGGAGCCGCGGCCGCCTGCCACCGCCCCCGCCGGCACGCGGGTGGCGCACCCGGACATGCCGCGCACGTAGAGGTCGCAGGCCGAGTCGCACGCCCGCGACAGCGCGCGCATCGGCGCCCCGATGCAGAGGCACCCGCCCGTCTCGCTGCCGCCGCCCTTCGTCATCTGCTGCGTACTGGGAGCGTGGAGGTTGCTTCCGACAATGAAAAACAGACGGAGCGCTACTGGTACTGGTACTGGCTAGGTCGTCGAGGTTTCTTTGCTCTTTATAGAGCCAACTCGACGGACGTCGCCGTTATCTCTGGGCTGAGAATCGAGCACCCGATGATGGGGTTCACACCGGGTTGCTTGTGCAGTCGAGGTGCCTGGTTTTAAATATTTAGAGAATTGTTTTGTTAACCCACCGGGTAAGCGGTTTTTAGTACAGGCGGTAAGGGCGAAATGGTCAGGATGCACATGTATCTGATGTATTTTGGGGCCATAGGCTGACAGGGGAGTTGAGCCGGCCAAGTCTCACGAGCGCAGACGCGCTGCATCGGGTGGTGCCGGGTGCACGCATATGTAAGCCGGAGTTGATACCATTTGTTTTTCTGTTAACAAAACCAGTCGGCCTACTAACTTGGGATTTTGACGTGCTAATTAAGCTTAGCAATCGCCGTTGCTTGTGTCAACGATGCAATTGTAAAAGAGAGCCAGCGAGCAACCGCGGGAAAGATAGCGACTTCTTCCCGACTAATCGTGTTCCCTGACAGAAGCGCTGGCCGTGAGTCAGCCGTTAATTCTGACAATGGTGGCATTTTTCTTTGGAAAATGGACAATGctggcaattttatttatttatttaacttACAATGGTGGCAGCTGGGAAAGAGAGAAAGGTACTGTCATATCAATACATCATGCTTAAGCAAAATAGAGAGTGACCGCGTTAAGTCATGAAGTTATTCTCCGGAAAAAAAAAGTAATGAAGAACTTAGCGCTGGTGTTTTGTGCAATGCAAGTAAGTAATGCATTTGCTTTTTAACATCAATGAGGGTCCGGATGGACCTAGGTAAAAGTGGTTACTGCACAACTATTACAAGGAACCTACAGAAATATAAAATTAGGCACTGGTCCTTCCTTTATGCATAAAGATCCTTGGATGGAGAACTAATAATACAATTGAGTCCACGTGACGATGCCAACCTTGTTAGAGTCGGTGGAGCCGGCGATGCCGACAAACACCACCTTGTCATCACTATTCTTGAGAATGTGATCACGAGACTTGCTAGTCATCACTACTCTTGAGAATGTGATCACGAGACTTGCTATGAATTTCCACTATGGGGGACAACGGTTGGGGCATCCCTGTCTTGGAGGTTCAAGTAAGATGTGCACGGGATCGGTGCCAAGCCAACGATCAACCCAAGAACACCTCGATGCACACTGTAGGCATATGATCTTAAGGGTCTTCAACTCTGGCNNNNNNNNNNNNNNNNNNNNNNNNNNNNNNNNNNNNNNNNNNNNNNNNNNNNNNNNNNNNNNNNNNNNNNNNNNNNNNNNNNNNNNNNNNNNNNNNNNNNNNNNNNNNNNNNNNNNNNNNNNNNNNNNNNNNNNNNNNNNNNNNNNNNNNNNNNNNNNNNNNNNNNNNNNNNNNNNNNNNNNNNNNNNNNNNNNNNNNNNNNNNNNNNNNNNNNNNNNNNNNNNNNNNNNNNNNNNNNNNNNNNNNNNNNNNNNNNNNNNNNNNNNNNNNNNNNNNNNNNNNNNNNNNNNNNNNNNNNNNNNNNNNNNNNNNNNNNNNNNNNNNNNNNNNNNNNNNNNNNNNNNNNNNNNNNNNNNNNNNNNNNNNNNNNNNNNNNNNNNNNNNNNNNNNNNNNNNNNNNNNNNNNNNNNNNTTTCACTGTGAAGCTGTCTATCCCTTAGATCTGTCGGTGTTCTGAAACGGGAgtgcctagacttgcctgcctgcggcccacggcgtggcttcatcgacggcctggtacggcccaccttcggcattaacaactcaagacccttgcaacgggccaagcctcgcgagacggACGACACCAAGGGGAGCTCCTAGTTGGCGCTTCAGGCGCCAGCTAAGGGAGCTGGCGCTCACAGCCGCCGAATCGTAGGCCGGCCCATGTGGCGACCACGGCTAAACTCGCCTCGCCTGGTCGCTCGCTGGATCGAGAGCCTCGAGGGCTGTTCGTACGGTCGCGGTTGACCAGTTGACTGACTGGTCAACCATTGActttagaaaaaagatgaaaatgaaaaacgaaaaaaatcataaaaaaagaaaaaaaatcgagatttcaaaaaagttcacagatttggAAACCTTCATTCATTTTTTcagatcatcaaatttgaaaaaagttcacagaaattgaaaaaagttcatcaaattgggaaagagttcatcgattttgaaataaGTTCACCGAATTTTAAAAAAGCtcatccattttgaaaaaagttcatcgattttgaaaaacagttcatcaattttgaaaaagagttcatccattttgaaaaaaagttcacggattGTGAAAAGatttcatcggttttgaaaaagagttcatcaattttgaaataagttcatcgaatttaaaaaaacgttcattgattttgaaaaacagTTCGTCGATTTTGAAAaacagttcatcaattttgaaaaaagagttcattaatttagaaaaaaagttcatcaatttagaaaaaaagttcatcgatcttgaaaaagagttcatcgattgtgAAAGAAAGTTCACCGATTTTTTAAAAAATAGTTCTTTCAAATTAGCAAAATAAATATGAAAccgttccaaaaagaagaaaaaagaaaaagaaaaaaaacataaaaaaaccgTTTTGAATAAAAAGGAAAAGGAATAGGAAAAAGGAATCGTTGTAAGAAGAAAAGGTGAAGAAGCAGTAGTTTGGGCAACTAATACGAGTTAGTGCGGTGGTTAGCGCATGAGGCTAACGACCGTCAGGTCGCAGGATCGATTCCCATCCAAAGCGCGTGTTGGTTTGCGGAAACAGCTATAATCGGCGCCTGCAACGCTAAATAGGAAATGCCGACACCAAGACCTTCagaaggagcagcctcctcaggccggctcctgaggagcggagagttctatgcaagcctCACCTCGCGAGGATCGGATGGCGTGAGCCATGAGGACCAAGGCCAGTcgagcgccagcgggcgcagtacaACAGTTTTCCCTGAggagcggagagttctatgcaagcctCACCTCGCGAGGATCGGATGGCGTGAGCCATGAGGACCAAGGCCAGTCGAGCGCCAGCGGGCACAGTACAACAattttctctttggtgctaaggaggaaagcgcaggcgcggagtcccgaggaattagccaaaagtttccattcccatgcaacaagacaaagaccgccaggacggcaggacggaggtcatcgccgatccgaccacggcgtcacgaccagaagctttgcaggcgaagactacttttgtcagaataagatgtactagctgtcccccttcgaatttggcctcccttcccgcctccattttgggggaagaggactaaTGCCACTATAAATATGGCCTAGCCATCACCGTAGCAGGGGATCAGTCGATCGATCGATGGAGGGACCAACGGAcgaatcattcagatcatcctctcccccaccagctcaagaacacacctccagaggttgttcctccattgtactagttcatccacaaCCCACCTAGAGGCCAATCCAccaaaaagcaggagtagggttttacatcgcaagatgacccgaacctgggtaaactgctgtaTCCCATTTCCTTCCTGTACATCGAGCTAGGCCATGAAGttggcgagtaggcagactggggaggttgagttcttcgcacgtaccccagagttcgaatctatcaagggtctgcggagcccgaaatccgacatttggcaccccagataggggtgcgtcggagcctctcttccTCTAGTCGATTTGACGCCGTCTCGCCGTCCCCATGGCTGATGCTCACGGAGTTCGTGCTGAGCGCTGGACCGCcctcgccgctcgcgtcgcccagacggcgcccgcggGCAATGGTGCTcagcgtcgttccccgtcgcccgcagcCAACACTGCCATTGGCCCATGCGGCCCACGGGCAGCAGGCTTAGTCGATGCAGCCCTCTGTGCGGCATGATGggtgcaccgccactccatcgctgaccccggtgGCCGCTTCATCGTCTCATGCTCGTCGCGGGCCGACGAACGCACAGGATGCGTTGCTCATGGAACGCTAGCTCCTGCTCTATCGCCctatcgacgacctctatgaggactggctggaccgcatcaccgAGGTCATCAGCGCCGCCGGAGAGACCCCTGCACCGTCCTGCTcactgcctccaccgccgcctctcgCGGGCGACGTGGCCCACAgtgcgcctcctccacctcctagGCAAGACGTCACCCTCGAGCCAAGGAGCGAGGCTCCACGTCGTGGCCCGCCGCACAGGGCGTCGACGCGTGACGAggaaagctgccaggtggtgcagcgaccGCAAGGAGATGCgcgttgaaagtgcaatcatgcccttaatcttattttgatgttgatgacaacatgcatgtatgggactaatcatgtttatcaagtatatctcaggattatgtctcataGGCCGTGTGTGGATCATGAATAAAGACAAATGCATGTAACTCAAGATTGGAGATACAAGACAATATCCTTGGCTTTGTttacggtttgttcttgagtatagggatcccgcactattaagaggggatcgatggatctagtGAAAGATTTGCTCAAAACCCACAACTCCATTtttcaccggacgtccggtacgtcACGGACGTCCGATCCCTTTTAGCTGTCCGGTCGTCCGGCTctcgtcggtcgtccggaggttCTTCACAGGACAATATTCACGGATGTCGAAGCTTCTCCGGACGTCCGGTCCACGGACGTCTGTtatcctccggacgtccgacacttactCAATGGAACAGTTTTTATGGATATCTGGTCCTCTACGGATGTCCGGTCACCGGACGACCGAATCGGTCCGGATGTCCGTTAGCTGTATGCTGATTCGTGGCTTGTGATTCTccagcgaccggacgtccgacgcctcctGTGCACTTGTGTTGCTCAAACGGTTACTTCTCCACCTTCACTATATATAGCCTTCTCCCccacgggataaggttgaccattcactttgagcttgctaagaacacatttcactcactctctcactcttccacaccaaatcttagatccccaagggatttgagagcacttgagagaagttctccaatcaagtgatagatccactcctttccCATCTTTGCACCAAacaaattcgtgatttgagcaagtcttgagattTTCCCatagttcttgttactcttggaggttggagactcctaggcggtaggagtctttcggagaggaatcgacctttgtgattacccctggaaaagtttgtgagggtttggagaccatcccaaggtctaccactagtggttgagaaacacattcgtggtgttgtctcaaagggagaatagggtgagcctttgtggcattggtgtgccttcgtggtaacatccacctctctaacggtgacgtagcttccctccaaggaagtgaacatcggcatacatcctcgtctcccggagttgcggttattcctaaacataactctctacttgtggttacttgtctcttagcacttacttatatcatattgtgctttcttacttacatacttgtgttacttgcttagcacttagtactacacttgcaattgttaggctcaccttcatattccacattattgcctaaaattgctaagtaataattaaaatttgtaattatacctattcatccccctctaggtccatctcgatcctttcaattggtattagagcctcgtgctctattcttgtggcttaaccgccctagagcgagatgaaccccgatgggactccccttgttacAGATCCGAAGGATAAAGGTGAGCCTTCTTCagaagtcaagtcctttacttccgaggatctggaacgggcccttgctaagcaaaaagaggagcatgatgcttctcttgaggccttggtccaaatgagactaGCCACGTTGTCCATGGTGCTTGCACCACTCTCTGGTGGTGCGGCTTCaaggccaactgtgcctactccgtcacttggtcaacaacctcctaacaATGATCActctagtgttccttggctttatgcaagaccccaagttgagaaaccaaaatataaccctcaaggcaaacctcctttacttgatgccacttccgattttgccttgtggagagttgctatgcaggatcatcttcgatatggaaatgatgagatgctggagatcttggagtatggttaccatgtggttgatccaaagaatcctacaccaagagaaatttatgacaagaatctcaatgacacagcaaccatgtgtataaggagaggtatggttgaaaagcaaaggagacctttcatacacatcacaagtgcaaaggaactatgggaaagtattataagatccaagaccggtagctccaccctccggagtgctcaatatgaaattgccaaggggcaattacaaaacttttgtatggagaaaggtgaaactcccaatcaactccttgagcgtctcatgactctcactgctgacattgagtcgtgtgagtgtgacaagacacaagatggattcaacacgACTAAGTGATATCTTGTggacaagttgcttcatgctcttgccccatatcaccaccaaatggtgtgggacataagacaacaccatgccttcaaggaaatgactacagatgacatcatatccaccttccaactatttgaagagtcaaaggcaaatgccacaaaacatcttgccatgcatggtactccaACATCAAAGATTAATCTTGCATtaaaggccaagcatgtatgtgaagatgagcaaagtgaagaagaagaagatgatgatgaagatggtgatgaggttgaatccgatgagggcccttcatatgaagacatggctctctttgtcaagaagtttagcgcgagaaaattcaagggaagatttcaaaagaagaaagtaagaaaatgctacaattgtgaagaaaccaaccatttctccaacgagtgcccttatgagaagagggaggataaaccaaggtttcccaagacctttcccaagaagaagttgccaaatcctttgaactccaaaccATTGTTgaagaaatcgttaactggtagctgctcggttggctagcgaCTAGGGGATTAAtctgctaatcggcaagttaatcggccatttaatcaattaatcggatgattttttggtttatcggctactcggtgaccctatgagtagcgATTAATCAGCAAGTTAATTGGTTAATCAGATGAATTGTTGAACAGGGCTCCAAGCTCAATAAgaaagatgggaaagcaatggttgctcaagaagaatccgatctGGATGATGTTAGtagtgttgccggagttgctcaagattctTAAAACACgttgaggctagtcaacaagagtggtgatgttgtcaccTAAAACTATATGAACGACTACAAGGGCaatgctcacaagtgcctaatggcaaaggccgtggtagaagatggaaaTGACCAAAGCTCTctcgacaaggtcaaggtaactccacgatcaaatccttctcttttcactcctcctactcctagtgatgaATATCTTGATGCAGAGGATATTCatgaggatgatgatatagatgatcctatgcttgctaaactaaataagttcatgtgctccctcaaaggaaagaagctcactatgtttcgtatgcttatggagatga
The Triticum dicoccoides isolate Atlit2015 ecotype Zavitan chromosome 3A, WEW_v2.0, whole genome shotgun sequence genome window above contains:
- the LOC119272090 gene encoding uncharacterized protein LOC119272090 is translated as MTKGGGSETGGCLCIGAPMRALSRACDSACDLYVRGMSGCATRVPAGAVAGGRGSGFVRSATAVHLWTSSDRADDLVRAGSTKQRRVATADQPADVGAAKKGRLSPVAPAIVPARRKGPAMATIAENGPCDFGACALRPPELRKRATAVGGQGAPGGGFVAVIAGTEAFAARS